The sequence below is a genomic window from Ignavibacteriales bacterium.
GATTATGTGATTGGTTAAGAGCACCATCTTCAGGTGAAATCAATACAGGGGCATTTGGAATTGCTAAAGTTGTAGTGAAGTATCTAACTTCTGACCAGCTACCAAAACCTCCACTGTTGCCAGATCTTACTCGCCAGAATAATGTGCTTAACGGTGGAAGATTTTCAACAAGTTTGTAAACACCTGCAACCTCATCGTCAAATTCAATCGAATTAAATAGCGAATCAGACGCTACCTGCAATTGATAATACATGCTCTTTGATGATCGTTGCCATTTAAAAAGAACATCAGGGAAAAGATCCATAGTTGCGTTTAGTGGTTCAACAAGATTAACCTGATCAGGAACCGTGACAACATTACCCGAAAGAACTAATGAAAAATTCTGTGAACCATTCGTTAAGGTACCTTTATGAATTACTCTAATTGTATATAAGCCAGAAGTAGGATTAGGAATTACAATTTGCTCGACATTATCCCTGATATTGTCTCCATTAGTTGCAGCTAATGAAGGATCAGCCGGATTTAAAATCCATGGTTGAATTGTTACTGAATTCGGATTAATTACTCTAAGATCCAGATCATTAACCAGCATAATGTTTGTTGGGTTTAACGAAACTGGTGGTGATGTACCTGCAGGATCAATCCAGCAGATTGTAACCTTTAATGGTTCACTACCATTTGACTGAACCTGAAATTCATAGCTGCCTCCCTGTATCAAATTTACTTCGCGTATTTGAGAAGTTGCGCCTAATTCATTATCAAGTTTCATTAACAGAGCAGCTTTATATGTATTCATCAAACCCCAACCAAATGCATAATCCGGACCAGGATTGGCACCTGCTTCATCCGCTGTGTGAATAATTAATGCTTTCATTGTAGAAGATCTGAATGGATTACCACTTCCATATAATTCCGTTTGCTGTTGTAATAATAGCGCAACAGATCCTGAAACGTTAGGTGTGGACATTGAAGTCCCGCTCAAAACATCATAGGCGGTGGTTGAAGTATTTGTAGCAGAAGTTAATCCGATACCATTTGCCACAATATCGGGTTTAATTCTACCATCATCAGTAGGTCCCCATCCACTAAACGAACTCATCGTCACATCTGTGGGTGCACTATAACCGTTAACAATATCACCAACAGCTCCAACTGTCAATGTATTTTTTGCAAGACCTTTCGGATCATTCACGCAATCAAAACCATCAGTGCCGCCATCTCTTTCTCTTGTTACATTTGAAAGCACCCAGCCACCACTGAATACCCAATGTTCAGTGTTCGGACCGGGTCCGTCTCCTCTATCATTTCCTGCACTTTTACAAACTAATAAATTTGGTGCATTCATGAGAAAATTATCCCACGCGCTAGAAGTTGAACTGTAATACCCGAATGAATAATCTTCAGTCTGACTAACAGCAGGATCGCCAAACCAAGCCCATCTTCCATCACCAAAATAATCCAGTCGCCACCCTTCTATAAGACCATAAGAGTGATTTGAAACTTTTAATCCATTTGAAGCGGCAGTTGAAATCTCACCCAAATCGTTATTCGAAGTGTATGAGTTTATGATACTTAAACTTGCCATTCCTTTTGCCATTGAGTTAATGCCTGTCGCAATCATTGTTCCCGCAACATGCGAGGCATGATCCGATGTGCTACCACCTCCGTCTAATTGTGTCACCCTTCCGTTGTATTCCTGATGACTAAACAATGGTGTACCGCCAGCTTCCCATAACCCTAACGTTTGTCCACTACCTGTAAGGCTGAATCCACCAAAGCCATCAGGCCAAACATACCTTGTGGAGATAGTCGCTGCTGCATTAATATTATCTGTCATGTCGTAAACCGGCAGGCCATTTTCAAATCTCTGTAATTCTATTATTGAACCATCTGCTAATTTACTCCTGATTGGAATGTTATAAATAACTGCTAATGATTCAGCCTCAGCTCGCTTTAGATTATACTCATTAGTCATTTGACTGGAAAAATCCGATAACCATCTTTTTTGAACATCGGTTTGAGGAAAAGTATTTGCAGAAACAATTAGCGAAAAGAATAATAAAAAGAATTTAGGTGCTCTATTCATTTAGAACCTCTGGTATTAATCGGTTGAAAAGTGAAATGAAATTAAAAAAATCTTTTTAATTAAGAAACATAAAATGTATCAGCGGGAAATCCTGCCATCATGGTGAAATATTTCGGTATGGCAACTATTCCTAAACTTAACGGGACAGTATGTTAAAATTATCTTAAATTAAAACTACATTTTTTATTTACTTGGTAATCAAATAATCCTTTGGAGTTGAAATGGGAAAATTTAATCTTGAAAAAATTCAATCTATATTAACTAAAGCAAATCTTGACGCATGGCTGTTTTTCGATTTCCGGGGCAGTAATGATCTCGCCCACAATATACTTGATATTCCCAAAGAACGGCACCTTACCAGGAGGTTTTATTATTTTGTTCCCAGGGAAGGAATACCTGTCAAAATTGTAATGGGAATTGAAGCCGGAAACCTTGATCATCTGCCCGGTGAAAAGCTGAAGTACTCAAGTCATGAATCACTTTCAAATCATATCAAGAATACTTTAAAGAATGTTAAATCAATCGCGATGGAATACTCCCCTTTTAACGCTATACCCTATGTTTCCAAAGTGGATGCCGGTACTATAGAGTTCATAAAATCATTCGGTGTGGAAATAAAAAGCAGTGCCGATCTCATTTCAATGTTTGCTGCACTTTGGACAGATGAACAGTTTAAAGACAACAAGCCGGTTAGTTTTGCGTTGACTGATATTGCACATCTTGCATTTAAATTTATCGGAGAGCAATTAAAAGGCG
It includes:
- a CDS encoding S8 family serine peptidase, with the translated sequence MNRAPKFFLLFFSLIVSANTFPQTDVQKRWLSDFSSQMTNEYNLKRAEAESLAVIYNIPIRSKLADGSIIELQRFENGLPVYDMTDNINAAATISTRYVWPDGFGGFSLTGSGQTLGLWEAGGTPLFSHQEYNGRVTQLDGGGSTSDHASHVAGTMIATGINSMAKGMASLSIINSYTSNNDLGEISTAASNGLKVSNHSYGLIEGWRLDYFGDGRWAWFGDPAVSQTEDYSFGYYSSTSSAWDNFLMNAPNLLVCKSAGNDRGDGPGPNTEHWVFSGGWVLSNVTRERDGGTDGFDCVNDPKGLAKNTLTVGAVGDIVNGYSAPTDVTMSSFSGWGPTDDGRIKPDIVANGIGLTSATNTSTTAYDVLSGTSMSTPNVSGSVALLLQQQTELYGSGNPFRSSTMKALIIHTADEAGANPGPDYAFGWGLMNTYKAALLMKLDNELGATSQIREVNLIQGGSYEFQVQSNGSEPLKVTICWIDPAGTSPPVSLNPTNIMLVNDLDLRVINPNSVTIQPWILNPADPSLAATNGDNIRDNVEQIVIPNPTSGLYTIRVIHKGTLTNGSQNFSLVLSGNVVTVPDQVNLVEPLNATMDLFPDVLFKWQRSSKSMYYQLQVASDSLFNSIEFDDEVAGVYKLVENLPPLSTLFWRVRSGNSGGFGSWSEVRYFTTTLAIPNAPVLISPEDGALNQSHNQEFSWEISSSATNYRIQISNNAIFTSLVINDSTLTQNSYSASQLAEGKKLYWRVSAKNSVGTSSFSSSRNFTTKLFSPDSLSYSVDLNADVLLNWIDRSGLETKYFILRGESISNLSIIDSAGSNQTFYTDTTSVSGSTYYYAVLCKNATLQSDTSEAVMVVISSLSDNNGVPQDYILEQNYPNPFNPTTKISYALPMTSTVEISIYNVIGEKVRDYNLSLQSAGYYSFNFDASTLPSGVYFCKLNAKSEDQNNSYSQSIKMLLLK